CTATAACCCCATGACAAAGGTGAACATGAATTTCACCCAGGATGTCTGTTACCAAGGGCTTTATCATTTGGAGGAGGCCATTCGCGAGGGCAAACCTGCCGGACTAAAAGAATTGGGAAATTGGAAAACGATTTATGAGGGTCTGTCCCAATTAAAACCGGAAATCCAAAAGTCATGGTTTGATTTTGATCATTTTTATTCCGATGGTATTTTTGAGGAAGCCTTAAAGGTAGTTTTTAGACACCAACCCAAATTGCTATTCGATATAGGTGGGAACACCGGTAAATTTGCAGTACAATGCTGTGCCTATAATGAGGAAGTGAACGTACACATTTTTGATTTGCCCGGACAGTTAAAAGTTGCTTTAAAGAACACGGCCGACCAAGGTTTTGGAAACAGGGTTGAAGGAACGGAAATAGACTGGCTTTCCGAAAACCCAAAAATTCCTGCAGGAGCGGATACCATTTGGATGAGCCAGTTTTTGGATTGCTTCTCCAAGGAGGAAATCCTCAAAATTCTCAGGACTGCCGCCAATGCCATGGATTCTGATACCGAGTTAATACTCATCGAAACCTATACCGATAGACAAAAGTTCGATAATGCAAAATTTACATTAGAGGCAACTTCACTCTATTTTACCGCAATGGCCAATGGAAATAGTAAAATGTACAAGGCCACAGATCTTATGGAACTTGTTGAGCAAGCAGGTTTAGAAGTAAGGGACGATATAAGTTTGGGGGAATTCCATACCTTGTTTGTTTGTAAAAAAAGCTGATTTTTTGAAGAACGATTATTATATAGAACGTTACAGCCAGATTAGGGATGGAAAGGTGTCCGTAAACGGAAACATCATTTTTCAGACTTTGGAGACCAATTTTAAGTCGGTCATGAAAGCGGCCTATAAAAATTTAATCATTGACTACCCCAAGTTCTTTAAAATGGACAATCTGAGTAAATTGGGATTTTTGGCCGCGGAAGTTCTTCTAAAGGATGAAAATGAAAAGAATATGGCCATGGTATTCTCGAACAGGGCATCCAGTTTGGATACAGACCGGGGGTATCAAGACTCGATAAAGGACGCCACACAATACTATCCAAGTCCGGCCGTATTTGTTTATACCCTAGCCAATATCTGTATGGGCGAAATAAGTATCAAACATAAGATACATTCAGAAAACTGCTTCTTTGTCAATGATGAATTTTCGCCTGAAATCCTTAGCTCCTACACCTCCCAATTACTGGATGAAAACAAGGCAAAAAAAGTATTATGTGGCTGGGTAGATGTGGATAATGGAAAATATAATGCATTTTTGTATGTTGTGGCAAAGAAAGGTACTTTTGTGCATTCCGATGCTGAAATAAACAGATTATACAAGACGACCCATGAGTGATTTGAAACAAGAATTAAAGGAAAAAATTATAGAGCAGTTGAACCTAGAGGATGTTACCGCCAATGAAATTGCGGACAACGACCCGCTATTTGGCGATGGTTTAGGTCTTGACTCTATTGATGCTTTGGAGCTCATCGTAATGCTGGATAAGGATTATGGTATAAAATTGGCAGACCCAAAGGAAGGACGAAAGATTTTTGAATCCATAGACACTATGGCCGCATACATCAGCGCCAACAAAGCTTAAACGGACATCTAATTACACATCCTTACTAAGCGTGTAATCTGCTGTTTTGTCTAAACATTTTCAATGAACCAAGGAGTTGCGATTACAGGAATGGGCATGATTTCAGCCATTGGAAACAATGTGGCTGAAAACTATGCTTCCCTGATATCCGGTAAAACGGGTATTTCCAAAATCAGACATATTAGGACGGTGCACGAGAATGAGACCATGGTAGCCGAAGTTCCAATGACGAACCGCGACCTTGAAACAGTTTTAGGTTTGGGCCCAGATACGCTTTCCCGAACACCACTTTTGGGCATTATTGCCGTTAAAGAGGCGCTGGACCAAGCAGGTATAAAGGACATCTTAGCCTATAGAACAGGGCTTATTTCTGGAACAACGGTTGGAGGTATGGACAAAGCGGAGCAATACTTTTACGACTATTATGAAAGTGAGGCCCACTGGAATCATATCAACGGACTACATGCCGGAGACTCCACCCAAAAAATCGCGGAAGCCATTGGCCTATCCAAGAGCTTTGTCACTACCATTAGCACAGCCTGTTCCTCTGCGGCCAATGCCATTATGCTTGGCGCTAGAATGATAAAAAGTGGTGAACTCGATCGCGTTATCGTAGGGGGTTCCGATAGCCTTTCAAAATTTACCATCAACGGCTTTAAGACCTTGATGATTTTATCGGATACGTACAATACTCCATTCGACGAAAACAGAAAGGGACTTAATCTAGGTGAAGCGGCAGCCTTTTTGATTTTGGAATCGGATGAAATCGTTTCCAAGCAAAACAAAAAGGTTTTGGCCTATGTGAAGGGTTATGGCAATGCCAACGATGCCTTTCACCAAACCGCTTCATCTGAACATGGGGACGGTGCGGTACTGGCCATGGAAAAAGCGTTAAAAGTGGCAGGGATACCACCAAGCCAAGTCGATTACATTAATGCACATGGAACGGCCACTCCCAACAATGACCTTTCGGAAGGAAGGGCAATTCTACGGGTTTTTAAGGACAAAATACCTGAATTTAGTTCCACCAAACCTTTTACGGGTCATACCTTGGCCGTAGCTGCGGGCGTTGAAGCTATTTATTCCGTTTTGTCCATTCAAAATAATGTTATCTATCCCAACCTCAACTTTAAAACTCCCATGAGCGAGTTTAACTTGGTCCCTGAAACACGGTTAAAAAACAAGGAGATAAGTACCGTACTTTCAAATTCCTTTGGTTTTGGAGGGAATTGTTCCACCCTTATATTTACCAAGGAAGGATGAAAAAGGAAGTCTACATCAATAGCATCGGATCGGTTTCGGTTCAAAAAACCTTCAACAATTCAGAATTTCTGAACGAAATTGTTGATTACGAAGGTATTTCCGTTAAGGCCGTGGACCCCAACTATAAGGAATACATACCGCCAGCGGCTGCCCGAAGAATGGCAAAAGGTATTAAAATGAGTGCTGTAAGTTCGCAGAATGCCATGAAGGAAGCGGGTCTTGAAAATGTAGACGCCATTATCGTAGGTACTGGCCTTGGTTGCCTGGGCGACTCGGAGAAATTTGTACGGGACTTATTGGACAATGATGAGCAATATCTGACTCCCACAAAATTTATCCAATCGTCCCACAACACGGTTGCGGGCTCCATAGCTTTGGACATGGGATGCAAGGGATACAACTTTACCTATGTGCATTCCAATATTTCGTTCGAATCCAGCCTATGGGATGCCAAACTCCAGTTGGCAAATAACGAAGCCGAAAAAATATTGGTCGGTGCGGTAGATGAAGTGGTGGACCACCACGTAATTACCCATCAATTTATTGAACATATAAAAAAGGAACCGGTTTCCATGAGAGATGTACTTAATTCAGGTACCAAAGGAATCGTATTTGGGGAAGGCTCCCACTTTTTCGTGTTGTCTAACAAGAAACAGCAATCCACCTACTCCAAATTGTTGGATATGGGAATTTACAATACCCTTTCAAATGACGAGGTTTCAGAAACCATTAGGCATTTCGTGGAAAAGAACGGGGCATCCATTAAGGATTTGGACGGTGTTATTTTGGGAAATAATGGCGATGTGGAACATGACACCATTTATCATGAGCTTGGTACTTCCCTGTTTCATGAAATCCCACAATTGGTGTATAAACATCTTTCGGGAGAGTATGACACGGCCTCGGGATTCGCTTTTTGGTTGGCGAACAAAATTTTCAAAACGGGCAAAGTTCCAGAAACCCTTCGTTGGAACGATCTACCCATCAATAACCCCAAAAGACTCTTGATCTACAATCAATATAGGGGTAAAAACCACAGTCTAGTGTTGCTGGAAAAATGCTGAAAAGAAAAACTGTAAATAGTATTTTCATCATAGGTTTAATAGTACTTGTAGGCCTGTCTTTTTTTCTGTCTTTTCCTTGGTATATTTTTTTACTTGTTGGTTTTATATGGTTCTTATTGACCTTATTCGGCTCTTTTTTTGTGCGATGGAACTATCACTTAGTTTCCCTACATTCAAATAAGAGTACTACCAAAAACGAAGTTGCCATTACTTTTGATGATGGCCCAAACCCACAGTATACCCCTATGGCGCTGGAATTACTCAAAAAGTACGATGCGAAGGCCACTTTTTTTTGCATCGGAAAACACATTGAGAAACATCCCGAGCTTTTCAAGCAAATAATAAGGGAAGGACATACAGTGGGAAACCACACTTTTTCACATGACAATACCTTCGGTTTTTACGGTACCTCCAAGGTTGCCCATGAACTTTCCAAGTCCATCAATCTTGTTGAAAAATTGGTCGGTTTAAAAATGAGGTTATATCGCCCTGCCTTTGGAGTAACCAATCCCAGTATAGCCGAAGCGGTTAATAAATTGGGCCTAATCTCAATAGGTTGGAACGTAAGGTCTTTGGACACCACGTTCAGGAATGAAAAGCAGGTTTTGCGAAGGATAACCTCCAAAGCGCACAAAGGGGACATTATCCTCCTTCACGATACCAGTGAAAAATCCATACTCGTTTTGGAACGATTATTGGTATTTTTGGAGGAAAGTAAGCTTAAATCTGTCACTGTGGACGATTTACTTCAAATAAAGGCCTATGTATAGATTTCTGATAATAGCGTTGTTATTCAGCTGCATCGCTTTTCCACAGACCCAAATGACCAAGGAGGAGGCCAGAATACTTCAGGAACAAGTAAGGCAAAAGTCCAAGGAAACCAGGACCATTACCAGTGATTTTACACAGTATAAACATCTGGATTTTTTATCCAATGATATTGAGTCTAGTGGAAAAATGGCGTTCAAGGCCCCGGAGAACATCAGCTGGAAATATCTAACCCCTTTTTCATATAAGGTTGTTTTCAAGGATGAAAAATTGCTCATTAACGACAATGGGAATAAAAGCAAATTGGACCTAGGTTCCAACGAATTGTTTAAGCAATTGAACCACTTGATCAGTGCCAGTATCAACGGGGACATGTTCAATGCCAATGAGTTTGATATTTCTTACCTGAAGGAAGATAGTGCTAGAGTAGTACACTTTTTGCCCAAGGACCCGCAATTTTCGGAGTTCATAAAAGCATTTCACATTACGTTTTCCAACGAAGGGACCGTGGACGAAGTTAAAATGATCGAGCCTAGTGGTGATTACACCAAAATCGTATTTTCAAATAGGGTAGAAAACAAAAAGATTCCCGATGAGGTTTTTAGCCAGTAGCCTTATCCTTCTTTTTTTGGGCTGTACCCCTTATCCCAAAAAATTGGGCTATAAACCTTTGGAAAATGATATCCACGAATCAATCAATCCGTATTTTTCAGATTCCCAAAAAGACTACGTGTACAAAGCCAATATAACCGTTTTTGATAACCGGTTTGGAGGAATTCTAGTGATAAAAAAGTTGGACAATACGGCTCACAGAATAGCCTTTACAACGGAATTTGGAAATACCATTTTTGACTTTAACCTCAGTGACCAAGATTTTAAGGTAAACCGCATCCTAAAGGAAATGGACAGTAGGATACTTTTAAATGTATTGGAGCAAGATTTTAGAACCTTGATACGGGAAGAAATTACCCCTTTAGAAATCTTTGCAAAAGATAATAAAGTGCTCACCAAGGCCAAAATAGGTTCTAAATTACATTTCTACAAATTTGAAAATGATACACTATCCGAAATCATTAGAGTAGGTAATCAAAAGAAAAAAGTAACTTTTGAATTCTCCGAAATTAAAGATAGTGTGGCAAGACATATTCAAATCACCCATTATAATATTAAACTTACCATATCTTTACAGGCCATTAGATGAATAAGTTAACGACCATATTATTGTTTCTTGTTGGTGCAAATGTATCCTTTTTAAGTGCGCAGGTAGCTCCGGGCATAAAGTTGGGCTATAATGAAAGCCGTATCAGCAAAACACGACTAGAGCCAAAATCTGGATTGTACATTGGAGGATTTATTGATATTCCTTTATCGGCCAGATATAGTATTCAACCGGAAATCCTTTATTCCTCCCAAGGGGGAACCTCTATAAGTCCGGATTATGGAGATGTGCAAATCGACTACTTATCGATTATGGCCGCCAATAAATTGTACGTAGGACCTAATAAAGGATTCCATTTTAATCTTGGCCTTGGTCTGGACGTCAACTTAAAAAACAATTTTGTAAATCTCTTTAATGGGGACGGTGATGGCGAGATATCACCATTTGATATGGTGGTGTTTGGTGGTATAGGTTATGAATTTGATTTTGGCCTAACCTTGGAGGCCCGCTATAAACAAGGAACCGTTAGTGTCGATTTTTTTGGTTCGGATGACTTTTACGAAGAAGATGGGAGTAACTTGAACGGTGTTTTTCAATTGGGAGCCTCCTATAAATTTAAATTAAAATAGATGTTATTAGAAGGATTATACGAGATTCGGGAATTTGAATACATGGAACCTAATATAAGGGCCACCATCAAACTCAACAAAGAACACAGAATCTTTGAAGGGCATTTTCCAGGTCACCCAGTTTTACCAGGTGTTTGTGTGATACAGATTATTAAAGAATTAACGGAAAAGTCCCTAGAGAAGAAACTCATGTTGTCCGTGGCCTCCAATGTAAAGTTTATGTCGGTCATCAATCCGGAAAAAAATGACGTAGTGCAATTTGAAATTCAACTTGCACAAGATGAAGGGGATGTTAAAATCAAGAACACAGTACGTTTTGAAGAGACCTTGGCATTAAAGTTGAATGCCACCTTTAAAATAATCGGGTAATGAAATCTTTGTTGTTAGGGCTTATTTACTTTTTTTTATTTTCCATAAACCTACAGGAAGTAAGACAATTATACCCAAAGGCGAAGGATGATGCATTCATTGTAGATTCGTTGTATTCACAACTTTCTTCCGTTGGGATAAAGGACAATCTTGTTCTCTATGGTTATAAGGGGGCTATAGCTACACTAAAGGCCAAATATGCCAAAGGCATCAAGAACAAAAAGGCCTTTTTTAAAGAGGGGGCGGAAATGATGGAGGATGCCATAGCTGCTGACCCTGAAAATGTCGAATTACATTTCATTAGGCTTACCGTTCAGGAAAACGCTCCCAGAATCGTAAATTACCACGACCAAATAGAATCCGATAAAGCCATAATTCTCAAAAATTATTCGCTACTTAAGGAAGGTAAAGTAAAGGAAATGATACAATCCTATTGCAAAAGTTCGAAAGCCTTTACCGAGGAGGAAAAGGCGACTTTTTAACGCATTACTATTGTGTATCTTTACTCAAATTCTAAAGAAAATCTACCAATTCAGCAACAAGTGCCCAATCTAAAAACCATACAGGAAAGAATGCAACAATGGCACTGCTGTGTGCTAATACCCACTTATAATAACGAAAAATCGTTAGCCCGGGTGTTAAGGGATGTTCTACGGTTTACCAGTAACATCATCGTGGTAAACGATGGCGCAACCGACAATACCGCTAAAATACTGGAGGGGTTTCCTGAAATAGATCAAGTTCATTTTGAAAAAAACCAGGGAAAAGGAAAGGCCCTTAGGGTAGGTTTTGAAGAAGCCCTTAAGAAAGGATACCATTATGCCATTACCATGGATTCTGACGGGCAACATTTTGCCGAAGATATTGTCGTTTTTTTGGATGCCCTGGAAAGGGAAACCACTAAAAATATTTTATATATAGGCGCCCGAAACATGGCCCAGGCCGATGTTCCCGGTAAAAGTAGTTTTGGAAATAAGTTTTCCAATTTTTGGTTTTGGTTTGAGACTGGTACGTGGCTTCAGGACACACAATGTGGATTTCGCTTGTATCCCTTGAAGGAAATAGAAAAGCTTTCCTTGTATACACCAAAATTCGAGTTTGAAATCGAGGTCATCGTAAAAGCTTCTTGGCATGGAACCTTGGTAAAAAATGTACCCGTCAAAATTCTGTATGACGATGTTGATCGAGTGTCACATTTTAGAACCGTTCCGGATTTTACAAGAATCAGCATCCTGAATACATGGTTCGTTTTGGTAACTGTATTCTATATAAAACCCAGGGATTTTTTTAGGAAAATCAAAAAGAAAGGATTTAAAACATTTCTTTTGAACGATGTTTTGGGCAGTAACGACACCCCGGCAAAAAAGGCCCTATCCATTGCCCTTGGGGTATTTGTAGGTTTAAGCCCATTTTGGGGCCTACATACCATATTGGTCCTTTTTTTATCCTTTATTCTAAAATTGAACAAGCCCATTGCTTTTGCCTTTTCCAATGTGAGTCTGCCTCCCTTCATTCCGTTTATCGTATTGGGAAGCCTGCAAACAGGCAGTTGGATTTTAGGTGAGTCCTTTACGTTCTCATTGGAATCCATAAACGCTAATTTTGATTTCTTGACCCATTTAAAGGCCTATTTAATAGGAAGTATGATTTTGGCTTGTGGTGGAGCCCTTCTTTTAGGAGGAATAGGCTATATTACCCTAACATACTTTGGAAAGCGGAAAATGGCCGTTAATAATGGGTGATTTCTTTTTTAAGACATATGGCTATATCAATAAACACAGATTTATTTGGTTGATATACCTATTATTGGTAGTCGCCGGCCTTGCCTATTACGCTTCCAAAGTACATTTCAAGGACGATATCACTGCCCTTATCCCATCGAATCCGGAAACTCGGCGCATACAAAAGGTCCTTAAGTCGATTTCCTTTACGGACAAAATCATTGTAAATATTGAAAAGGGAGAAGCTACGACCGTAGAAGAACTTACCCAATATGCATCCAATCTTGTAGATAGCCTACAAAAGGACTACGGAGCATACATCAAGTCCGTTCAAGGAAAGGTAGCGGACGCCCAAATACTTAGTACACTTGACCTTGTATATGATAACCTTCCCCTTTTTTTGGAAGAAAGCGATTATAGGACTATCGACCGGAAACTTTCAGGTGATAGCATCCGATCACAAATGGAACAGAACTACCGCACTTTGGTGTCCCCTTCCGGTATTATTGCCAAGAAATCCATTATCAAAGATCCCTTGGGATTTTCCTTTATCGCCTTAAAGAAACTACAAAAACTGGGAGTTGCGGAAGATTTTAAATTGAAGAACGGCTTTTTGTTGAACAAGGAGGAAACCAACATTCTTCTTTTTCTAACACCAGTAAACCCTTCTAGTGCCACTGTAGAAAACGAACCCTTGGCGGAGGGACTCAAAGTACTGAAGGAAAAATTGAAGTCTACCTATGGCAATGACATCGATGTTTCTTTTTTTGGAGCGGCACTTGTGGCGGTGGCCAATGCGCAACAGGTAAAAAATGACATTCTTTTCACGGTAAGTATTGCCATGGTTATCCTGCTCATTTTGTTGATTCTGTTCTACAAAAGGATTTCGCTCCCCTTAATATTATTCACCCCTACGGTTTTTGGTGCGCTCTTGGCCATGTCCATTTTGGCTTTGACCCGGGATTATATTTCTGCCATTTCACTTGGTATAGGGGCTATTCTCTTGGGAGTAACCTTGGATTATGCCCTCCATATCCTAACGCATATTAGAAAAGGAGAGAATCTGCAACTCATGTATCGTGAAGTGGCCCCCTCCATTCTCATGAGCAGCCTAACAACGGCATCGGCATTTTTATGTTTGCTGTTCCTTGAATCCCAAGCTTTGCAGGATCTAGGGCTATTTGCCTCCATAAGCGTGGTGGGTGCCGCTGTTTTTTCTTTGTTGTTCATTCCCCAAGTATATGCTTTTGAAGGAGATCAAAATGGAAAATCCACCTTCTTGGAAAAAGTGGCGGCCTTCGAGTTTCATAAAAGCAAGTGGGCAATAGGGTTGATTGCCATAGCTTGTATCATCAGCCTATTTTATTATAACAAGGTAACCTTCAACCAAGACATCAGCAAGCTTAATTACGAGTCCCCTCAATTAAATGAAGCCAGGAAAAAACTGGAAAACCTTACAGATTTGGAGTCCAAATCGGTTTACCTATCCACATATGGCGAAGACCAGGAACAGGTATTGCAGCAAAATGAT
This window of the Maribacter cobaltidurans genome carries:
- a CDS encoding methyltransferase, with protein sequence MPKKYIKAIDALQEAQKIAFAPFVFQTTVSLKNLGVFDFIFKNVAKGGVTLQEISKELSISEYGLGVLLEMAESSEIVSMDERGRYELTKIGYFLNYNPMTKVNMNFTQDVCYQGLYHLEEAIREGKPAGLKELGNWKTIYEGLSQLKPEIQKSWFDFDHFYSDGIFEEALKVVFRHQPKLLFDIGGNTGKFAVQCCAYNEEVNVHIFDLPGQLKVALKNTADQGFGNRVEGTEIDWLSENPKIPAGADTIWMSQFLDCFSKEEILKILRTAANAMDSDTELILIETYTDRQKFDNAKFTLEATSLYFTAMANGNSKMYKATDLMELVEQAGLEVRDDISLGEFHTLFVCKKS
- a CDS encoding 3-oxoacyl-ACP synthase produces the protein MKNDYYIERYSQIRDGKVSVNGNIIFQTLETNFKSVMKAAYKNLIIDYPKFFKMDNLSKLGFLAAEVLLKDENEKNMAMVFSNRASSLDTDRGYQDSIKDATQYYPSPAVFVYTLANICMGEISIKHKIHSENCFFVNDEFSPEILSSYTSQLLDENKAKKVLCGWVDVDNGKYNAFLYVVAKKGTFVHSDAEINRLYKTTHE
- a CDS encoding phosphopantetheine-binding protein, giving the protein MSDLKQELKEKIIEQLNLEDVTANEIADNDPLFGDGLGLDSIDALELIVMLDKDYGIKLADPKEGRKIFESIDTMAAYISANKA
- a CDS encoding beta-ketoacyl-[acyl-carrier-protein] synthase family protein, translating into MNQGVAITGMGMISAIGNNVAENYASLISGKTGISKIRHIRTVHENETMVAEVPMTNRDLETVLGLGPDTLSRTPLLGIIAVKEALDQAGIKDILAYRTGLISGTTVGGMDKAEQYFYDYYESEAHWNHINGLHAGDSTQKIAEAIGLSKSFVTTISTACSSAANAIMLGARMIKSGELDRVIVGGSDSLSKFTINGFKTLMILSDTYNTPFDENRKGLNLGEAAAFLILESDEIVSKQNKKVLAYVKGYGNANDAFHQTASSEHGDGAVLAMEKALKVAGIPPSQVDYINAHGTATPNNDLSEGRAILRVFKDKIPEFSSTKPFTGHTLAVAAGVEAIYSVLSIQNNVIYPNLNFKTPMSEFNLVPETRLKNKEISTVLSNSFGFGGNCSTLIFTKEG
- a CDS encoding beta-ketoacyl synthase N-terminal-like domain-containing protein, with the translated sequence MKKEVYINSIGSVSVQKTFNNSEFLNEIVDYEGISVKAVDPNYKEYIPPAAARRMAKGIKMSAVSSQNAMKEAGLENVDAIIVGTGLGCLGDSEKFVRDLLDNDEQYLTPTKFIQSSHNTVAGSIALDMGCKGYNFTYVHSNISFESSLWDAKLQLANNEAEKILVGAVDEVVDHHVITHQFIEHIKKEPVSMRDVLNSGTKGIVFGEGSHFFVLSNKKQQSTYSKLLDMGIYNTLSNDEVSETIRHFVEKNGASIKDLDGVILGNNGDVEHDTIYHELGTSLFHEIPQLVYKHLSGEYDTASGFAFWLANKIFKTGKVPETLRWNDLPINNPKRLLIYNQYRGKNHSLVLLEKC
- a CDS encoding polysaccharide deacetylase family protein; this encodes MLKRKTVNSIFIIGLIVLVGLSFFLSFPWYIFLLVGFIWFLLTLFGSFFVRWNYHLVSLHSNKSTTKNEVAITFDDGPNPQYTPMALELLKKYDAKATFFCIGKHIEKHPELFKQIIREGHTVGNHTFSHDNTFGFYGTSKVAHELSKSINLVEKLVGLKMRLYRPAFGVTNPSIAEAVNKLGLISIGWNVRSLDTTFRNEKQVLRRITSKAHKGDIILLHDTSEKSILVLERLLVFLEESKLKSVTVDDLLQIKAYV
- a CDS encoding LolA family protein; translation: MYRFLIIALLFSCIAFPQTQMTKEEARILQEQVRQKSKETRTITSDFTQYKHLDFLSNDIESSGKMAFKAPENISWKYLTPFSYKVVFKDEKLLINDNGNKSKLDLGSNELFKQLNHLISASINGDMFNANEFDISYLKEDSARVVHFLPKDPQFSEFIKAFHITFSNEGTVDEVKMIEPSGDYTKIVFSNRVENKKIPDEVFSQ
- a CDS encoding porin family protein translates to MNKLTTILLFLVGANVSFLSAQVAPGIKLGYNESRISKTRLEPKSGLYIGGFIDIPLSARYSIQPEILYSSQGGTSISPDYGDVQIDYLSIMAANKLYVGPNKGFHFNLGLGLDVNLKNNFVNLFNGDGDGEISPFDMVVFGGIGYEFDFGLTLEARYKQGTVSVDFFGSDDFYEEDGSNLNGVFQLGASYKFKLK
- a CDS encoding 3-hydroxyacyl-ACP dehydratase; protein product: MLLEGLYEIREFEYMEPNIRATIKLNKEHRIFEGHFPGHPVLPGVCVIQIIKELTEKSLEKKLMLSVASNVKFMSVINPEKNDVVQFEIQLAQDEGDVKIKNTVRFEETLALKLNATFKIIG
- a CDS encoding DUF2062 domain-containing protein, with the protein product MQQWHCCVLIPTYNNEKSLARVLRDVLRFTSNIIVVNDGATDNTAKILEGFPEIDQVHFEKNQGKGKALRVGFEEALKKGYHYAITMDSDGQHFAEDIVVFLDALERETTKNILYIGARNMAQADVPGKSSFGNKFSNFWFWFETGTWLQDTQCGFRLYPLKEIEKLSLYTPKFEFEIEVIVKASWHGTLVKNVPVKILYDDVDRVSHFRTVPDFTRISILNTWFVLVTVFYIKPRDFFRKIKKKGFKTFLLNDVLGSNDTPAKKALSIALGVFVGLSPFWGLHTILVLFLSFILKLNKPIAFAFSNVSLPPFIPFIVLGSLQTGSWILGESFTFSLESINANFDFLTHLKAYLIGSMILACGGALLLGGIGYITLTYFGKRKMAVNNG